TGCTTCATTTCGGCGCCGCACTTGGCTTCGCCGCAGGAACCGTCCTTGGCTTTTTCCGCGGCTGCCAGGCTGTAGCCGCTGCTCAGTTCCTGGGCGGCGAAAGGGTTGCTGGCGGCGTGCGCGGCAAAGCTGGTACCGACCAGGGCAAAGCCGAGGGTGACGATGGCGCAATTCAGATTGTTCATGGGGTCTCTCCGGGTTGGGTCTTTATTCGAGAGGCCGGTATGGCCCCTTCGCCACACTAGACGGAGCACCCTGGACGGCGTTACAGCCGCCACAAAGATTTTTTCGCAGGCAGAAAAAAGCCCGGAGATTCCGGGCTTGTGTTCAGTCCTGGGTCGACTGCCTGCGCTGCTGCGCCAGGCGTTCGGCCAAGGCATCCAGCTCGGGAATGGCACTGTCCGGCAACTTGCGCAGCACCGCCTGGGTCACCCGCATCTGGCGGATGAAGCGCCGGCAGTTGCGGCAGCTGGCCAGGTGCACGCGCACAGCCAGGCGCTGGCGAAAGCCCAACTGGCCATCGAGAAAATCACTGGAGTGCGCCACCAGTTCCTTGCAACTCAGCATTGGCCGGTCTCCTCGAAATGCTCAAGGGTGGCGAACACCTTGAGTCGTGCACGGTGCAGCAGCACCCGGACATTGGAGAGAGAAAGCTCGAGAAGATTACAGATCTCCTCCAGTTCCAGACCCTGACGCTCACGCAGCAGCAAAACACTGGACTGCATCTCCGACAGGCTGGCCAGGGTCTTTTCCAGGCACTGACGCAGTTCTTCCTCGCTGAGCAGCGCCTCGGGCGAGTCCTCATGCCAGGCGAACGGTGCCGCCGCCCAGTGGCCATCCTCGGCAAAACGCTCGCCGCCGATGCTACCGTGCGGGGCCGGCAGGTCATCCAGCAGCACCTCGCGGCGATGCTGCTTGAGACGGGTCTTGGCCGTGTTGGCGGTGATGGTCAGCAGCCAGGTCTTCAAGCTGGAACGCTGCTGGAAACCGTCGAGGTTACGTACCACCGCAAGCCAGGCGTCCTGCACCACCTCATCGGCATTGCGGCTGCCGACTATGGCGTAGGCCACCGCGCGCATGGCGCCCTGGTAACGGGCGACCAGCTCGCGGAAAGCTGGCTGCTCACCGGCCAGCAGGCGGCTGAGCAGTGCCTCGTCAGTCCCTGACATCTGCGCGCTCCAGGCGACTTAGTGCTTGCGCAGAATGACGCTGCCGATGGAGTAGCCGGCACCGAAGGAGCTGAGCACGCCCAGGCTGCCGGCCGGCAGGTCGTCCTGGTTCTTGTGGAAGGCGATCACCGAACCGGCCGAGCTGGTGTTGGCGTAGGTGTCGAGGATCACCGGCGCCTCGTGCGGTTCGGCATCGCGGCCAAGCAG
The window above is part of the Pseudomonas alcaligenes genome. Proteins encoded here:
- a CDS encoding anti-sigma factor — translated: MLSCKELVAHSSDFLDGQLGFRQRLAVRVHLASCRNCRRFIRQMRVTQAVLRKLPDSAIPELDALAERLAQQRRQSTQD
- a CDS encoding RNA polymerase sigma factor → MSGTDEALLSRLLAGEQPAFRELVARYQGAMRAVAYAIVGSRNADEVVQDAWLAVVRNLDGFQQRSSLKTWLLTITANTAKTRLKQHRREVLLDDLPAPHGSIGGERFAEDGHWAAAPFAWHEDSPEALLSEEELRQCLEKTLASLSEMQSSVLLLRERQGLELEEICNLLELSLSNVRVLLHRARLKVFATLEHFEETGQC